The genomic interval TGGGTCGAAGGGGGGGGTCGGAATGGAATGGGAGAGACGGCACACCCATGACAGACGGCCAATGGCCGTCAATGGTGCCGTCACCAGGGACCACACAGCAACGACATGTCAAGCCTCACCATGCGGCGAGTGTTGCGAGGAGCCTCCTGCATTGATACTCCGGGCATCCGTACGAAGGGGTATGGTCGAGCCACCGTCGCCGCCATCGCCCCGGGACGCCGCAGACCAGGAGATGCTCGACTGGCTCGCGGAGCTGGCGTCGAAGGACGAAGAGTGGTGGGACCAGATGGAGGAGTTCGCAGAGGGTACGCCTTACTTCAACGTGAAGAGGCGGCCAGAGCCACACCTCGCGCGGTTGAACGACCCGCCCACATTGCCCCTGGAAGACGGCCGCCCGGACGACCTCATCTGGATGGACTGGCACACATGGAATGACGATTCACCCGTCGAGCACCCTGTGTTTCACCACCCCCTGGGACACGGGGACGCCGACCATCACCCGATTGAAACACTGCCCGGACCTGCAGTGCTCACGCGAGAGGGGCGTGCGGAAGAGTTAGGCGCTACGCCCTGTCCGGACTGCTGGGACTAATTACTGTCCAGAGACGCCGTACCCGTGCTGGTTCCGCCAGACTGAGTTATCCTTCTGGAGACGCTTCAGAGCCATACGCGTGCGGGTCGGCGGGAACTCGTGTTCGTCCTGCATTACCTCGATAATACGGCCTTCAACGATGTTACCACCAGACTCTGACTGCAGCTCCGAGAGCGCCTCGATGACTGATTCACAGTCCTCACGCTGGGACGCAGTCGGACCAGCAGAAAGTGCGTCTGCATCCAGATTGCCGTGCTGGTCGCTCGCAACCATCTGCAGCGACGATTCGAGCAGTGTCACTGCCCGTTCAGCATCTTCGATTTCGACCTCGTCGGATAGTCGCAGTCGGGCCGACGCGATTGCCAACCGGCGCAGTGCCTCGCCTTGACGAACAGTGACTGAGATTCTGTTCGCGGACGACTGACCCCTGAGGCGCTGAAACTCCGCCTGCATGTGCTTCGCTGCATCCACCGTCAACGAAGGTTCAATCGAACGGGCGATGGACAGAATCAGGCGCAGGTCAGAGACGGGGATGGTGTTATCGTCGACGTCTTCCCCTTCTGCTCGCTGCGCTTCTTTGACCAGTTTATTCATCGCTGCTGCGTCTGCCTCCTCGTTTGGACGGTCGAAGAACGGAACGACCAGGTCGAATCGCGAGAACAGGGCGTCCTCGATGCCAATCTGGTCCGTGATGGGTTCGTGTGGCGAGAATCGCTGCCCATCCGGGTTCGCTGTGACGAGCACGTCAGTCTCAGCGCGGAGGGTCGCACGGATGTTCGCCTTCGACAGCTCTACCTTTCCTGACGATAGCGCAGAGTGCAGGGAGTTGTGAAGCGCTTTTCCACCTTTGTCGAGCTCGTCGATGAAACACAGGCCACCGTTGGCGCGGACCAGTGCGCCCCCAGAGACAGTGTACTCGGCTGCGACGCGGTCGTCTTTAACGACCCCTGCCGTCAGGCCGACAGGAGTCACCGTCTCCGTGTCGACATTGATGGATTTCGGTGCCACTTCGGAGGCGAACTCGGCGATAGACGACTTTCCCGTCCCTGGGTCACCGACCATCGCGACGTGGATTGTCCCTCTACCAGATTCGGACGTGTACGCGCCAGCGAGTTGATACAGTACTGCGCGGCGACCCATTGCAATCTGGTCGCCAGACGCGTGGTCATCAACTGCCTCAAGCGTGGGGTCAATCGATGCTGCCGCCGTCGAGTAGTAGTCCTCTTGACTGACGATGCCCTCTGCGTGTTCGCGTTGCTCCTCCGAGACGTCCAACGACGAATAATCGACGTCGGCATGTTCGACTCCTACCGCACGGAGGACGAAGTCCGCGGTCTTCGCCCCGTGTGATGTGTCGCGCATCACAGCCGCTGCGATACGGACCTCGTCGCCAGATTCGACGCTATCGACGAGGGAATCGGAGAGGATGACTCGGCAGTCAGCAGGCTCTGCAACGTCGACGTGCCGGTGCAGGTCTTGGACGACCAAGTCTTGCACCTCGTGTGTCCGGTGTCCAGCGTCCTGCGGGTCGAACGTGAGCTCACGCTCACACTGACTATAATCACACTGCTCAGTCTCCAACTCATCAGTGAACCATGGCTGGATGACGTGGCCGTCATATTGACAGTCGGAGCATTTTCCGTGTGCTTGATAGATGCGGGTCCGCGTCGATGTGCGGTGTGTCACTGTCGCCTCGATGACCACCATCGTGTCGACATCGGACGCGCGAAGGCCCTCGATGGTGTGTGTCGGTCGAGGGATTCCGTTCACTGGAAGGAAACGCTCGGTGTCGACGGAATCATCGATGTGCGCCATGTCCGACAAGGTTGACTTCAAATGCGCGAACGAACATGCTGGCGACTGCGCGAGTTCCACGATGAGGGGGGCAAGGTCATCATCATCCGCCAGAGCTGGCAGGTCGATGGATTCCGTGCCGTACCGGTGGTGGTAGAGAGCCCACGCAACCCGCGAATACAGATTGCCCCGGCCATTTCCGTTAAGACCCAGACGACCTGCAGTGCTCTTTCCCGCCGAGTAATTAATCCCGTCTGGGAAATCAACGAATGGTGGCTCTGTCTCCGTGTCGAAGGATTTGCACCACTCCACCAGGTCTTCGTACGTTTCGCCATCGGGCGACTGGCTCATGAGTTGGACGATGCGGTCCTCTGTCTCTTGTGCAGCTGTACTGTCGTGCGGGCTACCGCCCGCGTCGGTCTCGTCGAACCCTACCATGGGTTACCCGTTATAAATCGGGTGGGTGGTAAAGGTCTGTCGGCAATACGGACTGTCTCTTTAAACGTAGTTTTATATGAGGGTGCAAGTTAATGATTATGGAGTGCCATATTGGGTTGAGTTTATATAGTATAACAAACGGCAGAAGAAATCACTAGACACTGACAGTCAAAAGCTCTTTACCCCTTGGAAATACAATATAATCCGTCGGCGAAGTCGGACCCTACCAATTCACTTCGCCTTTTCGGTCTTCCCCAACAAATACAATCAATAGTTGTACGTATGTCTTTAGTGTTACAAAATAACATATATCATGACTGCCGAGGTTACGGGCGAATATCCTCTCTCGGCGATAGCCCCCTTACCCCCCCGAAACGTCAACGAGGACGCCCCATCCTACGACGAACAGCACTTCAGTAGCCCCCCAGGGGGGGCGGTGGGCCTTAGAGAGAGTACGCACCTCTCTACAACAATACGTTTTACATTCCAATAATTTCCTCTTACGATTTCATTCACTAGCCGATTCCACCCACTGCCACTCACTACCACACTACGCTACCATACATACGTATTCTATACTCTCTAAAAACCTGTTCATATAAAATAATATACTCCCTATTGTGTAGAAATAGAAGAGGTGATTGTTAGAGTGGTGTGCGCTCTCGCTCTAGCCCCCCGCCCCCCTCCGGGGGGCTACCTAATCTCCTGTATGTGGTTGTTATGAGGGCTGTAACCATCGTCTTAGGGCGATGGGGGGCTACTTGGGGGGCTATTCAGCACCATCGTCAGAAAAAGCTGTACCGTCCGTTTAGACGAGTTCGCCGCATTCGTCGCACT from Halomarina salina carries:
- a CDS encoding AAA family ATPase, yielding MVGFDETDAGGSPHDSTAAQETEDRIVQLMSQSPDGETYEDLVEWCKSFDTETEPPFVDFPDGINYSAGKSTAGRLGLNGNGRGNLYSRVAWALYHHRYGTESIDLPALADDDDLAPLIVELAQSPACSFAHLKSTLSDMAHIDDSVDTERFLPVNGIPRPTHTIEGLRASDVDTMVVIEATVTHRTSTRTRIYQAHGKCSDCQYDGHVIQPWFTDELETEQCDYSQCERELTFDPQDAGHRTHEVQDLVVQDLHRHVDVAEPADCRVILSDSLVDSVESGDEVRIAAAVMRDTSHGAKTADFVLRAVGVEHADVDYSSLDVSEEQREHAEGIVSQEDYYSTAAASIDPTLEAVDDHASGDQIAMGRRAVLYQLAGAYTSESGRGTIHVAMVGDPGTGKSSIAEFASEVAPKSINVDTETVTPVGLTAGVVKDDRVAAEYTVSGGALVRANGGLCFIDELDKGGKALHNSLHSALSSGKVELSKANIRATLRAETDVLVTANPDGQRFSPHEPITDQIGIEDALFSRFDLVVPFFDRPNEEADAAAMNKLVKEAQRAEGEDVDDNTIPVSDLRLILSIARSIEPSLTVDAAKHMQAEFQRLRGQSSANRISVTVRQGEALRRLAIASARLRLSDEVEIEDAERAVTLLESSLQMVASDQHGNLDADALSAGPTASQREDCESVIEALSELQSESGGNIVEGRIIEVMQDEHEFPPTRTRMALKRLQKDNSVWRNQHGYGVSGQ